In Paraburkholderia flagellata, a genomic segment contains:
- a CDS encoding IS91 family transposase, which yields MLEVADIFRAQGTAWRRTVSLSLGQLKVMSAIEQCRTAALGGHVLRCSDCARTEIAYNSCRNRHCPRCQGSAARRWLEARQADLLPVEYYHVVFTLPAPIGAIAWYNKQVIYGLLFDIAANTLHTIAADPRHLGAQIGATLVLHTWGSALTHHPHVHGIVPGGGLSHDGERWIACRPGFFLPVRVLSRLFRRRFLEALAQAHRCGRLQFFGEYAELADAAVFARWLAPLRACEWVVYAKRPFAGPEAVLAYLSRYTHRVAISSQRLLAFDERGVTFRWKDYREKGRTRYKTMTLEAGEFMRRFLLHVLPVGFHRLRHYGLLANPVRRANLAKVRELLRVAAEVNTSSEETLVETRPAFICRHCGAPMIIIDILARTAPIRAPPTRRGKT from the coding sequence ATGCTGGAGGTCGCGGACATCTTCCGCGCCCAGGGCACGGCATGGCGACGCACGGTGTCGCTGAGCCTGGGGCAGCTGAAGGTCATGTCGGCCATCGAACAGTGCCGCACCGCGGCGCTGGGGGGACACGTGTTGCGCTGTTCCGACTGCGCGCGCACCGAGATCGCGTACAACTCCTGCCGCAACCGCCATTGCCCCAGGTGCCAGGGGAGTGCCGCACGCCGCTGGCTCGAGGCACGTCAGGCCGACCTGCTGCCGGTCGAGTATTACCACGTCGTCTTTACGCTACCCGCGCCGATCGGCGCAATCGCCTGGTACAACAAGCAGGTCATCTACGGACTGCTGTTCGACATCGCCGCCAATACACTGCACACCATCGCCGCCGATCCCCGGCACCTCGGTGCGCAGATTGGCGCCACACTCGTGCTGCACACCTGGGGCTCGGCGCTCACGCATCATCCACACGTACACGGTATCGTCCCCGGTGGTGGCCTGTCGCACGATGGCGAGCGGTGGATTGCCTGCCGGCCTGGCTTCTTCCTGCCGGTGCGCGTGCTCTCACGCCTGTTCCGCAGGCGCTTCCTCGAGGCACTTGCGCAGGCACACCGGTGTGGCCGGCTGCAGTTCTTTGGTGAGTATGCTGAACTCGCCGACGCGGCTGTCTTTGCCCGGTGGCTTGCGCCATTGCGTGCCTGCGAATGGGTCGTGTATGCCAAGCGTCCCTTTGCAGGCCCCGAAGCGGTACTCGCGTATCTCTCCCGCTATACACACCGTGTGGCGATCTCCAGCCAGCGCCTGCTCGCGTTCGATGAGCGCGGCGTGACGTTCCGCTGGAAGGACTATCGTGAGAAGGGGCGCACCCGCTACAAGACCATGACGCTGGAGGCCGGCGAGTTCATGCGCCGCTTCCTGCTGCATGTGCTTCCCGTCGGCTTCCATCGCCTCCGTCACTATGGACTGCTTGCAAACCCGGTGCGCCGCGCCAATCTCGCGAAGGTGCGTGAACTGCTGCGCGTCGCGGCAGAGGTCAACACATCATCCGAAGAAACGCTCGTTGAAACCCGGCCGGCCTTCATCTGCCGGCACTGCGGCGCACCGATGATCATCATCGATATCCTCGCGCGGACTGCGCCGATTCGCGCGCCACCCACGCGCCGGGGAAAGACATGA
- the tagF gene encoding type VI secretion system-associated protein TagF — translation MSDTPSVGPEHEVASAGGIAGWYGKLPSLGDFASRRLPEEFLQPWDAWLCERIAQTQAQLGESWLLLYLTCPVWRFFVMPGALTHGLNECWTGVLMASVDRVGRHFPLTICAPLPNAPAREYEMDGIWEWLASIEAVALDALDFDYSIERLDAQLSGLPLPQVTRYGQSAAFLHGPWTISSAAGFAGQFGDQSAALWQSGVRGMSLWSAAGAPRAAQAAQPEPVKQVRETAELTFTVWAARGMPDNELFTTMLRNQQP, via the coding sequence ATGAGCGATACCCCGTCGGTTGGCCCCGAACACGAAGTCGCCAGCGCAGGTGGCATCGCTGGCTGGTACGGCAAGCTACCATCGCTTGGCGACTTCGCCAGTCGGCGGCTCCCGGAGGAATTTCTCCAGCCATGGGACGCGTGGCTGTGTGAACGCATCGCGCAGACGCAAGCACAGCTTGGGGAAAGCTGGCTCTTGCTGTATCTGACCTGTCCGGTGTGGCGCTTTTTTGTCATGCCTGGCGCGCTTACGCATGGATTGAACGAATGCTGGACGGGGGTGCTGATGGCATCGGTGGACCGTGTTGGACGACATTTTCCGCTCACGATCTGTGCGCCCTTACCCAACGCTCCGGCGCGTGAGTACGAGATGGACGGCATCTGGGAGTGGCTTGCCTCAATCGAGGCGGTGGCCCTCGACGCACTCGATTTCGACTACTCGATCGAGCGGCTCGATGCACAACTGAGTGGCCTGCCGCTGCCTCAGGTGACACGGTATGGACAATCTGCAGCGTTTTTGCACGGGCCGTGGACCATATCGTCTGCTGCTGGATTCGCCGGGCAGTTCGGCGACCAAAGCGCAGCGCTCTGGCAATCTGGTGTCCGGGGCATGAGCCTGTGGAGTGCAGCCGGGGCGCCGCGCGCTGCGCAGGCGGCTCAACCCGAACCAGTGAAGCAGGTGCGCGAGACGGCGGAACTCACCTTCACGGTCTGGGCCGCTCGTGGCATGCCCGACAACGAACTCTTCACGACCATGCTGCGGAATCAGCAACCATGA
- a CDS encoding serine/threonine protein kinase, whose translation MSEPDDAPDLSRKASTEDDRTVIASTARAGLNAQPQASGAAGSAGSYSANAGANTLPPGTRLGEFEIVELIGEGGFGIVYLAYDTSLGRHVALKEYMPSALAARVGSTEVQVKSERHEVTFRAGLKSFINEARILAQFDHHSLVKVYRFWEANGTAYMVMPYYKGVTLKDALKAMSAPPDERWLRTLLAPLLDALAVLHAANCYHRDIAPDNIILLEGTGRPVLLDFGAARRVIGDMTQALTVILKPGYAPIEQYAEVPSLKQGAWSDQYALGALVYFAIVGKTPPPSVGRMVSDSYQPLAGLVAGRYTDRFVRAIDHALAVMPADRPQTAKQFAEELGLPSETAARHGGPPHEGTPVAPGDRSGAASAKRRLLGGAAVALACAAGAGAWWLHSQKPARTPHSIETGKAIGASNGRAAPATIEASSNLVIAPPASAAQAVPQAASAMPPTEPPVLAFTAPGELARIAALADPGIEVKVEVPVPRAVVNRDKLRFSIVSNRAGYLYVFAVDPANAYLQLFPNGLDQDNRIAPGKRIVLPRSSWPMLAGEPLGENHFLAMVSLTPRDFSALGLSHDSVFASLPPAAQEAAAARRTASSSPFAGTAQCTDAASACSQQYGATTFKIEVVRSSK comes from the coding sequence ATGAGCGAGCCCGACGACGCTCCGGACCTTTCCCGCAAAGCGTCCACTGAGGACGACAGGACGGTGATCGCGAGCACCGCGCGAGCAGGTCTGAACGCGCAGCCGCAAGCGAGTGGAGCGGCTGGGTCTGCAGGCTCGTATAGCGCAAACGCAGGGGCCAATACCTTGCCGCCCGGCACACGCCTTGGCGAATTTGAAATCGTCGAACTGATCGGCGAAGGCGGCTTTGGCATCGTGTACCTTGCCTATGACACTTCGCTTGGCCGCCACGTCGCGCTCAAGGAGTACATGCCTTCCGCATTGGCGGCACGAGTGGGCTCGACCGAGGTGCAGGTCAAGTCGGAACGTCACGAAGTCACATTTCGCGCGGGCCTCAAGAGCTTCATCAACGAAGCGCGTATTCTCGCGCAGTTCGATCATCATTCGCTGGTCAAGGTATACCGCTTCTGGGAGGCGAACGGCACGGCCTACATGGTCATGCCTTATTACAAAGGGGTGACACTCAAGGATGCGCTCAAGGCCATGAGCGCGCCGCCCGACGAGCGCTGGCTGCGCACGCTGCTCGCGCCGTTACTCGATGCCCTTGCCGTGCTGCATGCGGCGAACTGTTACCACCGCGACATTGCACCCGACAACATCATTTTGCTCGAAGGCACCGGGCGTCCCGTGCTGCTCGATTTCGGTGCGGCACGGCGCGTGATCGGCGACATGACCCAGGCGCTCACTGTCATCCTCAAGCCTGGTTACGCTCCCATCGAACAATATGCCGAGGTGCCCTCGCTCAAGCAGGGTGCCTGGAGCGATCAATACGCGCTGGGCGCTCTGGTGTACTTCGCGATCGTAGGCAAGACACCGCCTCCTTCAGTGGGCCGCATGGTGAGCGACAGCTACCAGCCACTCGCCGGGCTTGTGGCCGGCCGGTATACGGATCGATTCGTCCGGGCCATCGATCATGCGCTCGCTGTGATGCCCGCCGATCGCCCGCAAACGGCAAAGCAGTTCGCCGAGGAACTCGGCCTTCCGTCCGAGACCGCTGCGCGTCATGGCGGGCCCCCTCACGAAGGCACGCCAGTGGCGCCCGGTGACCGCTCAGGCGCAGCGTCTGCCAAGCGGCGTCTGCTCGGGGGCGCCGCAGTTGCCCTGGCTTGCGCAGCCGGCGCCGGTGCATGGTGGCTGCATAGCCAAAAGCCAGCCCGGACACCCCATTCGATAGAGACGGGAAAGGCAATCGGCGCGTCGAACGGCCGTGCGGCGCCAGCGACAATCGAAGCATCGTCAAATCTGGTCATCGCGCCGCCAGCCAGCGCCGCTCAAGCAGTTCCGCAGGCCGCCTCCGCCATGCCGCCAACGGAACCGCCTGTGCTTGCCTTTACCGCACCCGGCGAACTCGCGCGCATCGCTGCGCTCGCCGATCCAGGCATTGAGGTCAAGGTGGAGGTTCCCGTGCCACGCGCGGTCGTCAACCGCGACAAGCTGCGCTTCTCGATCGTCAGCAATCGTGCTGGCTACCTTTACGTGTTCGCGGTCGATCCGGCCAATGCATACCTGCAGCTGTTTCCGAACGGACTCGATCAGGACAACCGGATCGCGCCGGGCAAGCGCATCGTCCTGCCGCGATCGAGTTGGCCGATGCTGGCAGGCGAGCCGCTCGGAGAGAATCATTTCCTCGCTATGGTTTCGCTCACACCCCGTGACTTCTCGGCGCTAGGCCTCTCACACGATTCCGTATTCGCCAGCTTGCCGCCCGCGGCACAGGAAGCGGCAGCAGCCCGGCGCACTGCGTCATCGTCACCGTTTGCCGGCACGGCGCAATGCACCGACGCGGCCTCGGCGTGCTCGCAGCAATATGGTGCAACGACCTTCAAAATCGAGGTTGTGAGATCGTCTAAGTAG
- a CDS encoding helix-turn-helix transcriptional regulator: MDELNEFLLCLYRASHDVPLDEFQAHAVTLLQALVPFDLARWGTTVRDERGAAYQTPWFYKDPPESLQDYNEFREQDTAAVLVMANPDKALNFPLADFYPDSSTGIRAYQRRYEHAHALIASHRNTETGLFDALSVYGTSPAHPFTEAHRQLAELAFPHLREALRINHSVHVERLRHSGADLWAVAICDAAGRLRYAEPQFTDLLRTEWPNCPREHLPDELIRVVSVTKVSRHVGRAVVFCIDVLHGVASIRARPRMLVDELSRRELEVARQVATGRTYKEIARILKISPATVRHHIQTIHEHMGVRNNVELAVLLGKDGF, translated from the coding sequence ATGGACGAACTCAACGAATTTTTGCTTTGCCTGTATCGGGCGTCTCACGATGTGCCCCTTGACGAGTTTCAGGCACACGCGGTGACGCTGCTCCAGGCGCTTGTCCCGTTCGACCTCGCGCGGTGGGGAACCACGGTGCGCGATGAACGCGGAGCGGCCTACCAGACACCTTGGTTCTACAAGGACCCGCCCGAATCGCTGCAGGACTACAACGAATTTCGTGAGCAGGACACCGCGGCCGTGCTCGTCATGGCCAATCCGGACAAGGCACTGAATTTCCCGCTCGCCGACTTCTACCCGGACAGCAGCACTGGAATACGCGCCTATCAGCGCCGCTACGAGCACGCACACGCACTCATCGCCTCACACCGCAATACCGAGACCGGACTTTTTGACGCGCTGTCCGTGTACGGCACCTCGCCCGCTCACCCCTTTACCGAGGCTCATCGTCAGTTAGCCGAACTTGCTTTCCCGCACCTGCGGGAAGCCCTGCGCATCAATCATTCCGTTCACGTCGAACGCTTAAGACACTCTGGAGCCGATCTTTGGGCCGTGGCGATTTGTGATGCTGCGGGCCGCCTGCGATATGCCGAGCCGCAGTTCACCGACTTGCTTCGCACGGAATGGCCGAACTGTCCCCGCGAACACCTGCCTGACGAACTCATACGTGTTGTCTCGGTCACCAAGGTTTCCAGACACGTCGGACGCGCGGTCGTGTTCTGCATTGACGTGTTGCATGGTGTGGCTTCTATTCGCGCGCGCCCGCGCATGCTGGTCGATGAACTGTCGCGCCGCGAGCTCGAGGTTGCCCGGCAGGTCGCCACTGGCCGCACTTATAAGGAAATCGCGAGGATCCTGAAGATATCTCCAGCGACCGTGCGCCATCATATTCAGACGATTCACGAACACATGGGCGTGCGCAACAACGTCGAACTTGCCGTGCTGCTTGGCAAGGACGGCTTTTGA
- a CDS encoding glycosyltransferase family 2 protein gives MNETTLNVIIPSRARPSQLRFLELAIDSVKAQSNYSEHAVSVIVGVDKGQSHALGEIAERFGLKIAESPTPHGQAASLNAAIEKVDSDWVAFLEDDDRWYPDFLATAGSLLSAGVGFVSSTQLEIDEHSRILRINDFPTMSGWVMPASVLNHVGPFNEAYRFHLDNEWLGRLAETNVRRCHLVEMTAPLAPHLVRQVRPWLFNVLSCGGPGSELVRHGSPLPLIRRLVHSHSGMTQIAADPVLGKTSIDEQATLRSRFGRLPW, from the coding sequence ATGAACGAGACTACGCTAAACGTTATCATTCCATCGAGAGCGCGGCCCTCGCAGCTTCGGTTTCTGGAGCTTGCAATCGATTCGGTCAAGGCACAATCCAACTATAGCGAACACGCTGTTTCGGTCATCGTGGGTGTCGACAAAGGGCAATCGCACGCATTGGGCGAGATTGCTGAGCGGTTTGGTTTGAAGATCGCCGAATCACCAACCCCTCATGGGCAAGCCGCGTCACTCAATGCCGCCATTGAAAAGGTCGATTCAGACTGGGTGGCATTTCTCGAGGATGACGATCGCTGGTATCCCGACTTCCTGGCCACTGCCGGAAGTCTTCTGTCTGCTGGCGTGGGGTTCGTTTCGTCGACACAGCTGGAGATCGACGAACACAGCAGGATTCTGCGCATCAACGACTTTCCGACGATGTCGGGCTGGGTCATGCCCGCAAGCGTGTTGAATCATGTCGGTCCTTTCAACGAAGCGTACCGTTTCCATCTCGACAATGAGTGGCTTGGCCGCCTGGCAGAGACCAACGTCAGGCGCTGTCACCTCGTTGAGATGACCGCACCACTCGCCCCACACCTGGTGAGGCAAGTGCGGCCGTGGCTCTTCAATGTGTTGAGTTGCGGTGGACCCGGTTCCGAACTGGTCAGACATGGTTCTCCGTTGCCCCTCATAAGACGCCTGGTCCATTCCCATTCGGGCATGACACAAATCGCGGCTGATCCGGTGCTCGGGAAAACGTCAATCGATGAGCAGGCAACACTGCGCAGTAGATTCGGCAGGCTCCCATGGTAG
- a CDS encoding DUF4189 domain-containing protein, with the protein MGTWRLYVRAVLFVFAAFLASACGGGGSDSPASGPVGPTFINWTGSSNGSFVLAANNVQIQFLTNGDLYYNNTEYTNVKLASTSSATVDMNGTPFATVTNAPGSNGSTVAVLYCLGTTTLAQIVPTGTTIAIDCGSGSTSGGGTSGAGSTASSGSNGGATGSSGTYGAVAASGNQTHLLGEGISHDYPSQVDADNAAISFCTSEGVGGCGAVVVFGPGQCGALAVGSNLAWGAASGNSMTDAQGGAINECTNAGGQGCNIRLAACN; encoded by the coding sequence ATGGGAACGTGGCGGCTATATGTGCGTGCTGTTCTATTCGTTTTTGCTGCATTCCTCGCCTCGGCCTGTGGTGGAGGCGGCAGTGACAGCCCTGCAAGCGGACCTGTGGGGCCAACTTTCATTAACTGGACAGGCAGCAGCAATGGCTCTTTCGTGCTTGCGGCCAACAATGTCCAGATTCAATTTCTCACGAACGGCGATCTGTACTACAACAACACCGAATATACGAATGTCAAGTTGGCGTCGACAAGCAGCGCTACTGTCGATATGAACGGGACGCCATTTGCCACGGTCACGAACGCCCCCGGCTCGAACGGCTCAACCGTAGCAGTCCTGTATTGTCTTGGCACGACCACACTGGCCCAAATTGTCCCGACGGGCACGACGATCGCCATTGACTGCGGTAGCGGCTCGACATCGGGCGGCGGTACGAGCGGCGCAGGCAGCACCGCCAGTTCAGGCTCGAACGGCGGTGCGACGGGCAGCAGCGGCACTTACGGCGCAGTCGCGGCCTCCGGCAACCAGACGCATCTGCTGGGCGAAGGTATCTCACACGACTACCCCTCACAAGTTGATGCGGACAACGCAGCAATTTCCTTTTGCACATCCGAAGGCGTAGGGGGCTGCGGTGCCGTAGTGGTCTTCGGCCCAGGTCAGTGCGGCGCATTGGCGGTTGGCAGTAACCTCGCCTGGGGCGCGGCCAGTGGCAATTCTATGACCGATGCGCAAGGAGGCGCGATAAACGAGTGCACCAACGCCGGTGGCCAGGGATGCAATATTCGGCTGGCGGCCTGCAACTGA
- a CDS encoding YcfL family protein: MNNDRTHIAPDSFEQLAKFTQCWRRMAQQLRTAACLISLFFIATFSFSAQGNPGVDTSKIEYYETMPNIAVSQLSSTTNGNNVAVTVVFKNSSDRSQSLYYRIVWLDQGGNAVASRVPWNVLAIGGNSDRSISLTTDDPAASNYRIQISLGKSF, from the coding sequence ATGAACAACGATAGAACCCATATCGCGCCCGATTCGTTCGAGCAACTGGCGAAATTCACGCAATGTTGGAGGCGCATGGCGCAGCAACTGCGAACCGCCGCCTGCCTGATTTCGCTATTTTTCATCGCTACCTTTTCCTTCTCCGCACAGGGCAATCCGGGCGTAGATACCTCAAAAATCGAATACTACGAGACCATGCCGAATATCGCTGTCTCACAATTATCAAGTACAACGAACGGAAACAATGTCGCCGTTACCGTTGTTTTCAAGAATTCATCGGACCGGAGCCAGAGCCTTTATTACAGGATCGTCTGGCTGGATCAGGGCGGCAACGCCGTCGCCAGCCGAGTGCCGTGGAATGTGCTTGCCATTGGCGGCAATTCTGACCGGTCGATTTCTTTGACTACCGACGATCCCGCTGCTTCAAATTATCGAATTCAAATCAGTCTCGGAAAGAGCTTTTAA
- a CDS encoding alpha/beta fold hydrolase: MISTLFLHGPGLSSIAERELYGQTLPIHWWDQPRSVVLFVHPFSALVDAAEDELRALSSASGRPVDLVAHSFGAHVVLRLISRVPENIGRVWLIAPVYDIGGALVRLATRLLEHSPSLAQLLAALQDFMARSDYSRFARLAAQITSLANFFDVYWSARANTRRIWYLNLLARHGIVDTSVFEVILRDLWTETPAFQPPPAVGPGHDPVRLVFGREDPLIDIETERAAWIKLFPFAQCIEIPAGHFVHLEAPASDWWHAP; encoded by the coding sequence ATGATTTCGACGTTATTCCTGCATGGACCCGGACTTTCATCGATCGCGGAACGCGAGCTATACGGGCAGACGCTCCCGATCCACTGGTGGGACCAGCCGCGCTCGGTCGTGCTGTTCGTGCATCCGTTCAGCGCGCTGGTGGACGCCGCGGAAGACGAGCTCAGGGCGCTCTCGAGCGCATCCGGGCGGCCGGTCGATCTTGTGGCGCATTCGTTCGGCGCACATGTCGTGCTCAGGCTCATCAGTCGGGTGCCGGAAAACATCGGCAGAGTCTGGCTGATTGCGCCGGTCTACGACATTGGCGGGGCGTTAGTACGGCTTGCGACAAGGCTCCTCGAGCACTCGCCATCGCTTGCGCAACTGCTCGCCGCGCTGCAGGATTTCATGGCGCGCAGCGACTATTCGCGCTTCGCACGGCTCGCGGCGCAAATCACCAGCCTTGCCAATTTTTTCGATGTTTACTGGAGTGCAAGGGCTAACACGCGCCGCATCTGGTATCTGAACTTGCTCGCGCGACATGGCATCGTCGATACGAGCGTATTCGAAGTCATCCTGCGGGACCTCTGGACGGAGACGCCGGCATTTCAGCCACCGCCCGCCGTCGGCCCGGGCCACGACCCCGTGCGCCTCGTATTCGGGAGAGAGGATCCGTTGATTGATATCGAAACGGAGCGCGCCGCGTGGATAAAACTCTTTCCGTTCGCGCAATGCATTGAGATTCCGGCCGGCCATTTCGTCCATCTGGAAGCGCCTGCTTCGGACTGGTGGCACGCTCCATAG
- a CDS encoding tyrosine-type recombinase/integrase has translation MTSSDPGVSPLRRRMVEDMRMRKFAPKTQSGYLRAVRQFARFLGRSPDTATVEDLRDYQLHLVDHGTSPVSLNAAISALKFFFDVTLGQPELMARMHPVRVPRNLPVVLSPEEVRRLIAAAGNLKHQTALSVAYGAGLRASEVVALKVSDIDSQRMTLRIEQGKGRKDRYAMLSPVLLERLRLWWRVARTQGSMLDGGWLFPGVDPVDPLSTRQLNRAVHAAAEAAQIDKRVTPHTLRHSFATHLLEQKVDIRVIQVLLGHQQLETTALYVQVATDLLREVISPLERLPSE, from the coding sequence ATGACCTCCTCCGATCCGGGCGTCAGCCCGCTGCGCCGGCGCATGGTTGAAGACATGCGCATGCGCAAGTTCGCACCCAAGACCCAGTCCGGGTATCTGCGCGCCGTACGCCAGTTCGCCAGGTTTCTCGGACGCTCACCCGATACCGCCACCGTCGAGGACCTGCGGGACTACCAGCTGCATCTTGTCGATCACGGTACCTCGCCGGTGTCGCTCAATGCGGCGATCAGCGCACTGAAGTTCTTCTTCGACGTTACGCTCGGCCAGCCTGAGCTGATGGCCCGGATGCATCCGGTTCGTGTGCCCCGCAACCTCCCGGTGGTACTCAGCCCCGAAGAGGTGCGGCGGCTCATCGCAGCTGCCGGTAACCTGAAGCACCAGACCGCGCTGTCGGTCGCCTATGGCGCCGGATTGCGCGCGAGCGAGGTGGTCGCGCTGAAGGTCAGCGACATTGACAGCCAGCGCATGACGCTGCGCATCGAGCAGGGCAAGGGCCGCAAGGACCGCTACGCGATGCTCTCACCGGTCCTGCTCGAACGCCTGCGGCTCTGGTGGCGCGTCGCCCGCACCCAGGGCAGCATGCTCGACGGCGGGTGGCTGTTTCCCGGGGTGGATCCCGTCGACCCGCTCAGCACGCGGCAGCTGAATCGCGCCGTTCACGCCGCCGCCGAGGCCGCGCAGATCGACAAGCGCGTCACCCCGCACACCCTGCGTCACAGTTTCGCGACGCACCTGCTCGAACAGAAGGTCGACATCCGTGTGATCCAGGTCCTGCTGGGTCACCAGCAGCTCGAGACCACTGCGCTTTACGTGCAGGTCGCCACCGATCTCCTGCGCGAGGTCATCAGTCCACTGGAGCGTCTGCCCTCCGAGTAA
- the mltA gene encoding murein transglycosylase A, whose protein sequence is MRFADLPGWGSDDVEQSWEAFRHSCSVLAGKPGWSAPCAAARRIDGHDAAAVRRFFEQNFTVYQIRNVDKTANGLLTGYYEPTLNGSRKRTGPYLYPVYGVPHDMLFLDQRRLPPDARDKAIAARIENRNVVPLTAVSSGNLNGVYALQLGNSVPDIRDKKIRLRLDGDRIIPYYSRAEIERGQLNAPILAYVEDPAMLYSMQLQGAGRIRLPDGSILRLAYAEQNGYAFNPPIASASTKGKKVLVRGVEIDLEEGQASVQIADNGNGAGGNAADDQPQSPLLRGADKPDAAADAAVSPGTGGPAGSASQPDSPLLRGFNLIKSSTPSGAGHLQTQVAQQEKPGAQAAQSGPPLSGKPISYLFATSDPSYVFFKTIPDSKNGPIGALGVPLSAGRSAAIDPRTTPLGAPVYVSTGEAPAGVVSMTRLMMAQDAGGAIRGAVRVDFFFGSGPQAQVQASKIRQPAQMWVLLPNGLKITAKESSVRVRGAPVAPTLDCVVSDPDLCVENGQ, encoded by the coding sequence GTGCGCTTTGCGGACTTGCCGGGCTGGGGCAGCGACGATGTAGAACAGTCGTGGGAAGCGTTCAGGCACAGTTGCTCAGTTCTCGCCGGCAAACCCGGCTGGTCGGCACCATGCGCGGCTGCGCGCCGCATCGACGGGCACGATGCGGCTGCAGTACGTCGCTTCTTCGAGCAGAACTTCACCGTCTATCAGATACGCAACGTTGACAAGACCGCTAACGGTCTGTTGACGGGCTACTATGAACCGACGCTGAACGGGAGCCGCAAACGCACCGGCCCCTACTTGTACCCCGTGTATGGCGTGCCGCACGACATGCTGTTTCTCGACCAGCGGCGCCTGCCGCCGGACGCTCGGGACAAGGCAATCGCCGCCCGCATCGAAAACCGCAACGTGGTCCCCTTGACTGCGGTGTCGAGCGGCAATCTCAACGGCGTCTACGCGTTGCAGCTGGGTAACAGCGTGCCCGACATTCGCGACAAAAAAATCCGGCTGCGGCTCGATGGCGACCGCATCATTCCTTACTATTCACGCGCCGAGATCGAGCGCGGCCAATTGAACGCGCCGATCCTCGCGTATGTCGAAGACCCTGCCATGCTCTATTCAATGCAGCTCCAGGGCGCTGGACGCATCCGTCTTCCCGATGGGTCGATTTTGCGGCTCGCATACGCCGAGCAAAATGGCTACGCATTCAATCCTCCCATTGCGAGCGCCAGCACCAAGGGAAAAAAGGTCCTTGTACGAGGCGTCGAGATCGATCTGGAGGAAGGACAGGCGAGCGTGCAAATCGCTGACAACGGCAACGGCGCGGGTGGCAATGCGGCCGATGACCAACCGCAATCGCCGCTTTTGCGCGGTGCGGATAAGCCCGACGCCGCTGCCGACGCGGCTGTATCGCCCGGCACCGGAGGACCTGCCGGCAGCGCTAGCCAGCCTGACTCACCGCTTCTGCGCGGCTTCAATCTCATCAAGAGCAGCACGCCCAGTGGCGCAGGACATTTGCAAACGCAAGTAGCACAGCAGGAAAAACCGGGCGCCCAGGCTGCGCAAAGTGGTCCGCCGCTGTCGGGCAAACCAATCAGTTATCTATTCGCGACTTCGGATCCGAGCTACGTCTTCTTCAAGACCATTCCCGATTCGAAAAACGGCCCAATCGGCGCGCTTGGCGTGCCGTTGTCAGCGGGCCGCTCCGCAGCCATCGACCCACGCACCACGCCACTCGGCGCACCCGTGTACGTGAGTACCGGCGAGGCCCCCGCGGGCGTCGTCTCCATGACGCGCCTCATGATGGCACAGGACGCCGGCGGCGCGATCCGCGGCGCGGTACGAGTTGACTTCTTTTTCGGCTCCGGGCCGCAGGCTCAGGTGCAGGCGAGCAAGATCAGGCAGCCGGCACAAATGTGGGTGCTGCTGCCCAACGGACTGAAAATCACAGCCAAGGAATCGAGTGTGCGTGTGCGCGGCGCTCCCGTCGCACCAACGCTCGATTGCGTGGTAAGCGACCCGGATCTATGCGTCGAAAACGGGCAGTGA